A single Streptomyces sannanensis DNA region contains:
- a CDS encoding Uma2 family endonuclease, whose protein sequence is MWRATEMTAVDERGMTKFFEEFEPPEGVKVELLRGEIVMMASPDLVHNLIVEEVQDQIPRKRWARLQTQDIDLIDEASEPVPDLVVLEREARPDSGRLLPSQLITLVVEVVSKTSVDRDYGVKRSIYAAGKVPAYLIVDPIVAHCVLLTVPVGKGDEADYRVQQITKFGEPLSLELLGTELDTSEFGTYPGVRPHRRP, encoded by the coding sequence ATGTGGAGGGCCACGGAGATGACCGCTGTGGACGAGCGTGGGATGACCAAGTTCTTTGAGGAGTTCGAACCTCCCGAGGGAGTCAAGGTCGAGCTTCTCCGGGGGGAAATCGTGATGATGGCCAGTCCTGATCTGGTTCACAACCTGATCGTTGAGGAGGTGCAGGACCAGATCCCCCGCAAGCGGTGGGCGCGGCTCCAGACTCAGGACATCGACCTCATCGACGAGGCCAGTGAGCCCGTCCCGGACCTTGTGGTCCTGGAACGTGAGGCCCGCCCGGACTCGGGGCGCCTGCTGCCGTCCCAGCTGATCACGCTGGTGGTCGAGGTCGTTTCCAAGACCAGTGTCGACAGGGACTACGGCGTCAAGCGCTCGATCTACGCCGCGGGCAAGGTGCCCGCCTATCTGATCGTCGACCCGATCGTCGCGCACTGTGTCCTGCTCACCGTGCCGGTCGGGAAGGGAGACGAAGCCGACTACCGGGTACAGCAGATCACGAAGTTCGGTGAGCCGCTTTCGCTGGAACTGCTCGGCACCGAACTGGACACCAGCGAATTCGGCACCTATCCGGGTGTGAGGCCTCACCGTCGGCCGTGA
- the hemW gene encoding radical SAM family heme chaperone HemW, with protein sequence MPSVLPDGEPMPEDGALPRHALEGVAGRPLGFYLHVPYCATRCGYCDFNTYTATELRGSGGVLASRDNYAETLIEEVRLARKVLGDDPRQVRTVFVGGGTPTLLAAGDLVRMLGAIRDEFGLADDAEITTEANPESVDPAYLAELRAGGFNRISFGMQSAKQHVLKILDRTHTPGRPEACVAEARAAGFEHINLDLIYGTPGESDGDWRASLDAAIGAGPDHVSAYALIVEEGTQLARRIRRGEVPMTDDDVHADRYLIAEDALSAAGYSWYEVSNWATSEAARCLHNELYWRGADWWGAGPGAHSHVGGVRWWNVKHPGAYAQAIAEGRSPGAGREVLPAEDRRVERILLELRLVEGCPLSLLKPEGLAASRRALAEGLLEPGSYEQGRAVLTLRGRLLADAVVRDLVD encoded by the coding sequence ATGCCTTCCGTACTGCCCGACGGCGAGCCCATGCCCGAAGACGGGGCGCTGCCTCGGCATGCCCTGGAGGGCGTGGCCGGCCGGCCGCTCGGCTTCTACCTGCACGTGCCGTACTGCGCGACCCGCTGCGGCTACTGCGACTTCAACACGTACACGGCCACCGAGCTGCGCGGCTCCGGCGGCGTGCTCGCCTCCCGCGACAACTACGCCGAGACTCTGATCGAGGAGGTCCGGCTGGCCCGGAAGGTGCTGGGCGACGACCCCCGGCAGGTGCGGACCGTGTTCGTCGGCGGGGGTACACCCACACTGCTGGCGGCCGGGGATCTCGTCCGGATGCTGGGGGCGATCCGGGACGAGTTCGGGCTCGCGGACGACGCGGAGATCACGACGGAGGCCAACCCGGAGTCCGTGGACCCGGCCTACCTCGCCGAGCTGCGGGCCGGCGGCTTCAACCGGATCTCGTTCGGCATGCAGAGCGCCAAGCAGCACGTCCTGAAGATCCTGGACCGTACGCACACCCCCGGGCGCCCCGAGGCGTGCGTCGCCGAGGCACGCGCGGCCGGTTTCGAGCACATCAACCTCGACCTCATCTACGGCACGCCAGGCGAGTCCGACGGCGACTGGCGGGCCTCGCTCGACGCGGCGATCGGCGCCGGGCCGGACCATGTGTCGGCGTACGCGCTGATCGTGGAGGAGGGCACGCAGCTGGCCCGCCGCATCCGGCGCGGCGAGGTGCCGATGACCGACGACGACGTCCACGCCGACCGGTACCTCATCGCGGAGGACGCGCTGTCCGCCGCGGGCTACTCCTGGTACGAGGTCTCCAACTGGGCCACCTCCGAGGCCGCCCGCTGCCTGCACAACGAGCTGTACTGGCGCGGCGCGGACTGGTGGGGCGCCGGCCCCGGCGCGCACAGCCACGTCGGCGGCGTGCGCTGGTGGAACGTGAAGCACCCGGGCGCGTACGCCCAGGCCATCGCCGAGGGGCGCTCCCCGGGAGCGGGCCGCGAGGTCCTCCCGGCGGAGGACCGGCGCGTCGAGCGCATCCTGCTGGAGCTGCGCCTGGTGGAGGGCTGCCCCCTGTCGCTCCTCAAGCCGGAGGGCCTCGCGGCATCCCGCCGCGCCTTGGCGGAGGGCCTGCTGGAGCCCGGCTCGTACGAGCAGGGCCGCGCGGTGCTGACGCTGCGCGGGCGGCTGCTGGCAGACGCGGTGGTGCGGGACCTGGTGGACTGA